One Campylobacter lari DNA segment encodes these proteins:
- a CDS encoding helix-turn-helix domain-containing protein, whose amino-acid sequence MAEENIVKEVCKELNITQKELSEILGVPQTTISGWATTKIPKMAELALNLLIENKALKEKLEIFKKAYKIASEL is encoded by the coding sequence ATGGCAGAAGAAAACATCGTTAAAGAAGTTTGCAAGGAGTTAAATATCACACAAAAGGAACTAAGCGAGATTTTGGGGGTGCCACAAACAACTATATCGGGTTGGGCTACTACGAAAATTCCAAAAATGGCAGAACTTGCTTTAAATCTTTTGATTGAAAACAAAGCTTTAAAAGAAAAACTAGAGATTTTTAAAAAGGCTTATAAAATAGCAAGTGAGTTATAA
- a CDS encoding BRO-N domain-containing protein yields MLSQIQNNTSIQVASFYKVTKNAILSHFSRNADELIENIHYFYDYEQTKGGRQRVIKWTLEGVYMLGFFIKSPKAKEYRKKVAKLLREQTQARFKTLSDENQRLNSLNHHQKIGYKSQLVQQKTNFKNQIKALKYDLNQTKDELDICKGALEVLKRRKDFSNEENLRLLQKELAKYGLVIFNELDFALWSENLTKNIIGETKRRLDDLINYNYQILKDKFNKRLNIKETKCCK; encoded by the coding sequence ATGCTATCACAAATACAAAATAATACTTCGATACAAGTTGCTTCATTTTACAAAGTTACAAAAAATGCAATTTTAAGTCATTTTTCAAGAAACGCCGATGAACTCATAGAAAATATTCATTATTTCTACGATTATGAGCAAACAAAAGGTGGAAGACAAAGAGTAATCAAATGGACTTTAGAAGGTGTTTATATGCTTGGATTTTTTATCAAAAGTCCTAAGGCTAAAGAATACCGCAAAAAAGTAGCTAAGCTTTTAAGAGAGCAAACACAAGCTAGATTTAAAACTTTAAGCGATGAAAATCAAAGACTAAATTCTTTAAATCATCATCAAAAGATAGGCTATAAATCTCAACTAGTACAGCAAAAAACTAATTTCAAAAATCAAATTAAAGCTTTAAAGTATGATCTAAATCAAACAAAAGATGAATTAGATATTTGTAAAGGTGCATTAGAGGTTTTAAAAAGAAGAAAGGATTTTAGCAATGAAGAAAATTTAAGGCTTTTACAAAAAGAGTTAGCTAAGTATGGTTTGGTAATTTTTAATGAGCTAGATTTCGCTTTATGGAGCGAAAATCTTACTAAAAACATCATAGGTGAAACAAAACGAAGACTTGATGATTTAATAAATTATAATTATCAGATTTTAAAAGATAAATTCAATAAAAGATTAAATATAAAGGAGACAAAATGCTGCAAATGA
- a CDS encoding helix-turn-helix transcriptional regulator codes for MKLLSTKEVAQYLGFSVDRIRKMRMRKNQAIYNFPKGVRVGKVLMYEKKEIDDWIKYCKVS; via the coding sequence ATGAAATTATTAAGTACAAAAGAAGTTGCACAGTATTTGGGTTTTAGCGTTGATAGGATAAGAAAAATGAGAATGAGAAAAAATCAAGCTATTTATAACTTTCCAAAGGGTGTTAGAGTGGGAAAAGTTTTAATGTATGAAAAGAAAGAAATCGATGATTGGATAAAATATTGCAAGGTTAGCTAA
- a CDS encoding tyrosine-type recombinase/integrase: MAKINKLTDSFLKSVKCDNGKKFIKFSDPSIKGLYVFVYPSGRKLFKTRQANDTYITLGEYPLLSLAELREIAINSHKLKAKGQNISNAKRLKFGVLYDEVLENARKSNLAAKTIQRGLSYKEGIFKSLEYKNINDIKRVDIVNILKTIEHKSATLQKAKIWINKVFEYALQLEIIENNPVASIKNNIVFKKPNQVIHQPTLLDESDIKEYINTLIHSDIKQSHKNLMLFVLLTAQRPGNVIKATWDEIDFKNEIWTISAQKMKMRKEHNIALSKQAISILKNQYAIKVNDYVFAGSSKKGCNSENITCNTNKRLGYKGIQSAHGFRAMFRSIANEKQLEHGVSMDIAEQCLAHEQKNAILKAYNRSKNIELKRRLMQWWGDYIEKLAGKLS; the protein is encoded by the coding sequence ATGGCAAAAATTAATAAACTTACAGATAGTTTCTTGAAAAGCGTAAAATGCGATAATGGTAAAAAATTTATAAAATTTAGCGATCCTAGTATAAAAGGATTGTATGTTTTTGTTTATCCTAGTGGTAGAAAACTATTTAAAACAAGACAAGCTAATGATACTTATATAACACTTGGGGAATATCCCTTGCTTTCCCTAGCAGAACTTAGAGAAATAGCTATAAATTCACACAAACTAAAAGCCAAGGGTCAAAACATAAGCAATGCAAAAAGATTGAAATTTGGCGTATTATATGATGAAGTATTAGAAAATGCAAGAAAGAGTAATTTAGCAGCGAAAACAATCCAAAGAGGACTAAGCTACAAAGAAGGTATTTTTAAATCTTTAGAATATAAAAATATTAATGATATAAAAAGAGTAGATATTGTTAATATTTTAAAGACCATAGAGCATAAAAGCGCTACGCTTCAAAAAGCAAAGATATGGATAAATAAAGTATTTGAATATGCTTTGCAACTTGAGATCATAGAAAACAATCCCGTAGCTTCTATCAAAAACAATATTGTATTTAAAAAACCAAATCAGGTTATACACCAACCTACCCTATTAGATGAATCTGATATTAAAGAATATATAAATACTCTAATACATTCAGATATCAAACAAAGTCATAAAAATTTAATGCTTTTTGTGCTTTTAACAGCCCAAAGACCTGGCAATGTTATAAAAGCTACTTGGGATGAGATAGACTTTAAAAATGAAATTTGGACTATATCAGCTCAAAAAATGAAAATGCGTAAAGAGCATAATATAGCATTAAGCAAACAAGCCATAAGTATATTAAAAAATCAATATGCGATTAAAGTCAATGATTATGTTTTTGCTGGTTCTTCTAAAAAAGGATGTAATAGTGAAAATATCACATGCAATACCAATAAACGCTTAGGATATAAAGGAATTCAAAGCGCGCATGGATTTCGTGCTATGTTTAGAAGCATTGCAAACGAAAAGCAATTGGAACATGGAGTAAGTATGGATATAGCAGAGCAATGCTTAGCTCATGAGCAAAAAAATGCAATATTGAAAGCTTACAATAGAAGTAAAAATATAGAATTAAAAAGAAGATTAATGCAGTGGTGGGGAGATTATATAGAAAAACTTGCAGGAAAGCTTAGCTAA